The following proteins are co-located in the Chlamydiota bacterium genome:
- a CDS encoding outer membrane beta-barrel protein, with protein MKKWKIYLFLLGMSFLLGSMGVQAEVSFAKAPGKDKMKETLHWFHPRLDFSTQYDDNIFLEPANEQDGFIFTTSPGLSIFVPFDGDRHLFSLDYQVDFLNFSEFGSQDFVAQSVRGTLDFNFPKFYVINSDMFRRTSLRSDTEFTERVDRNENTYNFAIGTKDWNRFSFETGYNLFFTFYDDDSLDSIDRYEHVVRATGYYRLFTKTKALLEYSHGFLIYPDDTNNRDGDYDQISAGLTGELFTRMVGTAKAGYQNRDYDNGQDLSNLVVDLSVTEYFSPETSLTVAYTRTAIESVFVTNDFYFTDYVSATLDQKLFWNLNGVLGFSYQTNDYDETVTVDSVTGARNDDLYGVKAGVTYPFREWLTTGVEYNYYDRSSNFDDFDYNDNRVMWKVSAKY; from the coding sequence ATGAAGAAATGGAAGATTTATTTGTTTCTTTTAGGAATGAGCTTTTTACTTGGTTCTATGGGAGTTCAGGCTGAAGTCTCATTTGCCAAAGCACCTGGAAAAGATAAAATGAAGGAAACCCTTCACTGGTTTCATCCGCGCCTAGATTTTTCTACGCAATATGACGACAACATTTTCCTGGAACCCGCTAACGAACAAGATGGCTTCATTTTCACCACAAGTCCAGGTTTGTCCATCTTTGTTCCATTTGATGGAGATCGTCATCTTTTCTCTCTAGACTATCAGGTTGATTTTCTTAATTTTTCTGAATTTGGAAGTCAGGACTTTGTTGCCCAAAGCGTTCGAGGAACTCTGGACTTTAACTTTCCTAAATTCTACGTCATTAACTCTGATATGTTTAGAAGAACCTCTTTACGATCTGATACAGAGTTTACGGAGAGAGTCGACCGAAACGAAAACACCTATAACTTTGCAATCGGAACAAAGGATTGGAATCGGTTTTCCTTTGAAACGGGCTACAATCTATTTTTCACTTTTTATGATGACGATTCACTCGATTCAATTGACCGATATGAGCATGTTGTCCGTGCTACGGGTTATTATCGTCTCTTTACTAAGACAAAAGCTCTTTTGGAATATTCTCATGGCTTCCTCATATATCCTGACGATACGAATAATCGTGACGGAGACTATGACCAAATCAGTGCTGGCTTAACAGGAGAACTTTTTACAAGGATGGTTGGGACAGCCAAGGCCGGTTATCAAAATCGTGACTATGACAATGGTCAGGATTTATCCAATTTAGTGGTGGATTTATCTGTCACTGAATATTTCAGTCCAGAAACTTCCCTGACGGTCGCGTATACGCGAACAGCCATTGAATCGGTGTTTGTAACGAATGATTTTTATTTCACAGATTATGTATCCGCCACTTTGGACCAGAAGCTTTTTTGGAATTTGAATGGGGTTCTCGGATTTTCTTATCAAACCAATGATTATGACGAAACCGTCACTGTTGATTCTGTTACCGGAGCCAGAAACGATGATCTTTATGGTGTCAAAGCAGGGGTTACCTATCCTTTCCGTGAATGGCTTACCACAGGAGTCGAATACAACTATTATGATCGAAGTTCCAATTTCGATGATTTTGACTATAATGACAACAGAGTCATGTGGAAGGTATCTGCTAAGTACTAA
- a CDS encoding polysaccharide biosynthesis/export family protein — MLRTQRVGFFLFIFFLFLFKPSFSQATNDYLVGIDDVLEVSVYDEPDLSLTARVSQSGRIDYPLLGNVKVKGLNVSQVQRLLKEQLEKDYLINPIVTVSVKEFGSIYLLGEVQKPGPYKLSTKTTLMQAIYMAGGTTSLADRSKISIVRVEGEEKKIFHVDLTEVSDETLSGENFKEKDIDLLPNDIVKIPTTRLGKINILGEVSRPGQYDFMNGLTVVDAITLAGGFSKVASPNGTRVIRTEGGVKKVIKVPVQKILKSGDKKKDVQLKPGDIITIPESFL, encoded by the coding sequence ATGCTTCGAACGCAACGAGTAGGTTTCTTTCTCTTTATTTTTTTTCTTTTCCTTTTTAAACCATCCTTTTCTCAAGCCACCAATGATTATCTGGTCGGAATCGACGATGTCTTGGAGGTCTCCGTGTATGATGAACCCGATCTGTCTCTTACAGCTCGAGTGAGCCAAAGTGGTCGAATCGACTACCCTTTACTAGGAAATGTTAAAGTCAAAGGGCTAAATGTCTCGCAAGTGCAACGACTCTTAAAAGAGCAACTTGAGAAGGACTATCTCATCAATCCTATCGTAACCGTTTCTGTAAAAGAATTCGGCAGTATCTACCTTCTAGGCGAAGTTCAGAAACCGGGCCCTTACAAGCTCTCTACAAAGACAACCCTTATGCAAGCTATTTACATGGCTGGGGGAACGACCTCACTTGCCGACCGGAGCAAAATTTCAATCGTTCGAGTTGAGGGAGAAGAAAAGAAAATTTTTCATGTGGACCTTACTGAAGTATCCGATGAAACACTTTCTGGCGAAAATTTCAAAGAAAAAGATATAGACCTTCTCCCTAATGATATTGTTAAAATCCCCACAACTCGACTTGGAAAGATCAACATTCTAGGAGAAGTCAGCCGACCCGGTCAATATGATTTTATGAACGGTTTGACTGTTGTGGACGCCATCACTCTTGCCGGCGGCTTCTCAAAAGTTGCTTCACCCAATGGGACCCGAGTCATCAGAACTGAAGGGGGTGTTAAAAAAGTCATCAAAGTCCCTGTTCAAAAAATTCTAAAAAGCGGCGATAAAAAGAAGGATGTCCAACTTAAGCCGGGCGATATTATAACCATTCCTGAAAGTTTTTTATAA
- a CDS encoding polysaccharide biosynthesis tyrosine autokinase, whose translation MPSHSDRVIPGSFSFKNEIAQTSKHLSDYLRIFWKRKWLVSFVIVAVLSIVAIKIYSAKPLYEANCKILIEKEQKRVMPVDEVYQVNWEGVYLSTQYKIMTSKKFATLVYDKLHLKDMMSIDAFILSYRIEPVRDTSMSSIIVKDTDPERASLIANTIASVFIEQNLERKLEAVRYAVKWLSGKLKGMQNKINKAEKNLASYVKENNIISLPKTDLSEDQSVSFSYYSKEKVNLEEELSKLEKRYKEKHPKIIRVKQELAAISEKLNQEIVQITDLRQKQIQYRVLKREVDVNQELFNTLLNRIKETNLLEGLKTNNISIVDPAEPPSSPAWPIKTRIFLKAFFLSLLLSSGLVSLLEYFDNTFKNDEDVEKTCGFPVLGHIPLASVIKKRMNSRDVALASFYFPNSNFAESYRYVRTAISLSAVDKQYPVLLVTSTYPKEGKTTEAMNLGITMASTGEKVLLIDADMRRPSFQHVIPYKVPKTGLSSYLTGNSAPESVIFETEIPNLSILHCGTVPPNPSEVLGSQKMRSLIEWARTRFQRIIIDSPPVMAVADALVLSSMVDGVIYTIKANRTSKKPATTCLQRLVESHAKVLGVILNQITPKGSGYYYQYNYKYYYNYRDANQSKNARNKSFQNEELVSLQGK comes from the coding sequence ATGCCATCTCATTCCGATCGTGTCATCCCTGGATCATTTTCCTTCAAAAATGAAATAGCGCAAACGAGTAAGCATCTTTCAGATTATCTAAGAATTTTTTGGAAAAGGAAGTGGCTCGTTTCTTTCGTTATTGTTGCCGTTCTTTCCATCGTTGCTATAAAAATTTACTCTGCCAAACCCCTTTATGAGGCCAACTGCAAAATTTTGATTGAAAAAGAGCAGAAAAGGGTCATGCCTGTTGATGAAGTGTATCAAGTAAATTGGGAAGGGGTTTATCTCTCCACTCAATATAAAATTATGACCTCAAAGAAATTTGCAACTTTGGTTTATGATAAACTCCATTTAAAAGATATGATGTCGATTGATGCATTTATCCTTTCCTATCGAATTGAGCCCGTGCGGGATACCAGTATGTCCAGTATCATTGTTAAAGATACGGATCCTGAAAGAGCTTCTCTCATTGCAAATACGATCGCCAGCGTTTTCATTGAACAAAATTTAGAGCGAAAATTAGAGGCTGTGCGATATGCAGTGAAGTGGCTCTCTGGGAAGCTGAAAGGAATGCAGAATAAGATTAACAAGGCTGAAAAAAATCTTGCGAGCTATGTAAAAGAAAACAATATCATCAGCCTCCCTAAAACTGATCTATCGGAAGATCAATCGGTTTCGTTTAGTTACTATTCAAAAGAAAAGGTGAATCTGGAAGAAGAACTTTCTAAACTCGAGAAACGTTACAAAGAAAAACATCCAAAAATTATTCGGGTTAAGCAAGAACTGGCTGCCATTTCTGAAAAGTTGAATCAAGAAATTGTTCAAATTACCGACCTTCGTCAAAAACAGATTCAGTATAGAGTTCTCAAAAGAGAGGTAGATGTTAATCAAGAACTTTTTAATACCCTCCTTAATCGCATCAAAGAAACAAATTTATTAGAAGGTTTGAAAACAAATAATATATCTATCGTTGATCCGGCTGAGCCACCTTCATCTCCTGCCTGGCCGATCAAGACTAGAATCTTTCTTAAAGCTTTCTTTTTATCTCTTCTTTTGAGCTCTGGACTTGTATCTCTCTTAGAATATTTTGACAATACTTTCAAAAATGATGAAGATGTAGAGAAAACATGTGGATTTCCTGTTCTCGGCCATATTCCCCTTGCTTCTGTGATCAAGAAACGAATGAACTCTCGTGATGTAGCCCTTGCATCTTTTTATTTCCCAAATTCCAATTTTGCAGAATCCTACCGCTATGTTCGAACGGCCATCTCTCTTTCTGCAGTTGATAAGCAGTACCCTGTTCTTCTGGTCACAAGTACTTATCCTAAGGAAGGAAAAACCACTGAAGCGATGAATCTTGGCATAACCATGGCTTCTACAGGTGAGAAGGTTCTTCTGATTGATGCTGACATGAGAAGGCCTTCTTTTCAACATGTTATTCCATACAAAGTTCCGAAAACTGGCTTAAGCAGCTACTTGACTGGTAATAGTGCTCCAGAATCTGTTATCTTTGAGACTGAAATTCCTAACCTGTCCATTTTACATTGTGGTACCGTTCCGCCTAACCCCTCGGAGGTTTTAGGTTCTCAGAAAATGCGCTCACTTATAGAGTGGGCAAGAACTCGGTTTCAAAGGATTATCATTGATTCTCCCCCTGTCATGGCTGTTGCCGATGCCCTTGTCCTGTCATCCATGGTTGATGGTGTTATTTACACCATCAAAGCAAATAGAACTTCTAAGAAACCGGCCACGACATGTCTCCAGCGTTTGGTGGAATCACATGCAAAAGTGCTTGGAGTGATCTTAAACCAGATTACCCCCAAAGGCTCTGGTTATTATTACCAATATAATTATAAATATTATTATAACTATCGGGATGCAAATCAAAGTAAGAACGCGCGTAATAAGTCTTTTCAAAATGAGGAGTTGGTATCTCTCCAAGGGAAATAG
- a CDS encoding O-antigen ligase family protein, whose product MKTYEYLIQHSGYVLFYVWILRLCTKTKNVQFLALLISLMGFFEAVYGLVEHLSGSQSIFSYKNFYPESSHLINVATGTFINPNHYGNYLSVCFFITVGLIGFEFSKNEVQEAGWKERFFQFTSERNSKILFLMGISSILMLAIFFSRSRGAVINLILGSICFTLLSCQHTRISWKHIAPGACILLSSSMFLLWIGKWPFTDKWLNLTKNIYLGESFRFKIWEDALTLFSKFPLFGTGADTFGDVYPLSQSIPDVYIQHAHNDYVQALTEYGLLCLVPMILCIFRIRTYLKVLKIRRRDSTDYLAFGAFAACFSFLLHSIFEFNFHIPANVFVFLSAVAISTLPLRLEPKSQRDIPWGKGRTIHFPRWTQLVLISFCMYSVSFCYRISKAGWYLFKVEQGQGRDDNGKTIELPLEETHTLLTHAMYYDQKNTQILYRKALLMQKIPPLKRSLSTKEYLNELYDYLILIQRLEPLNYNIHLQLNQLYKKFSLYYEKLGMKEEVEKFRREALTELKVAKRLAPTLSRIQNKKF is encoded by the coding sequence ATGAAAACTTACGAATACCTGATTCAACACTCTGGTTATGTTCTCTTTTATGTATGGATCCTCCGTTTATGTACCAAAACAAAAAATGTTCAGTTCCTTGCCCTGCTCATTTCTTTGATGGGATTTTTTGAGGCAGTGTATGGTCTGGTAGAACATCTTTCGGGGAGTCAGTCAATTTTTAGTTACAAGAATTTCTATCCGGAAAGTAGTCATTTAATTAATGTTGCAACAGGAACATTCATCAACCCAAACCACTATGGAAATTACCTGAGCGTATGTTTCTTTATCACGGTCGGTCTTATTGGATTCGAATTCTCAAAAAATGAAGTTCAGGAAGCTGGATGGAAGGAAAGATTTTTTCAATTCACATCTGAAAGGAATTCCAAAATACTTTTTTTGATGGGGATCTCTTCCATCCTCATGCTTGCCATTTTTTTTTCTCGATCCAGAGGCGCCGTTATAAATCTTATTTTAGGATCTATCTGTTTCACTCTTCTTTCCTGTCAGCACACTCGTATCTCGTGGAAACATATCGCACCGGGCGCTTGCATCCTCTTAAGTTCAAGCATGTTCCTTCTCTGGATCGGGAAATGGCCCTTCACAGACAAATGGCTCAATCTAACAAAGAATATCTACTTGGGAGAATCCTTTCGCTTCAAAATCTGGGAAGACGCACTGACTTTATTTTCTAAATTCCCTCTATTTGGGACAGGCGCAGATACATTCGGAGATGTTTACCCCTTATCTCAGTCCATTCCAGATGTCTACATCCAGCATGCCCACAATGATTATGTTCAAGCCCTTACAGAATATGGACTCCTTTGCTTAGTCCCAATGATACTTTGCATCTTTAGAATTCGTACTTATTTAAAAGTCCTAAAAATAAGAAGACGTGATTCCACTGACTATCTTGCCTTTGGAGCTTTTGCGGCATGTTTTTCATTTCTTTTGCACTCAATTTTCGAATTTAATTTCCATATTCCTGCTAACGTTTTTGTGTTCTTAAGTGCCGTTGCCATTTCCACACTCCCCTTAAGATTAGAACCTAAGTCACAAAGAGATATCCCTTGGGGGAAAGGAAGAACCATCCACTTTCCAAGATGGACACAACTTGTTCTCATCTCTTTTTGTATGTATTCCGTTTCCTTCTGCTATCGTATTTCAAAAGCAGGTTGGTATCTTTTCAAAGTTGAACAAGGGCAAGGAAGAGACGATAATGGAAAGACGATAGAGCTCCCCCTCGAAGAGACCCATACCCTTCTTACCCATGCCATGTACTATGATCAAAAGAACACTCAGATTCTCTATCGCAAAGCCCTTCTCATGCAAAAAATCCCTCCTCTTAAACGCAGTTTATCTACGAAAGAATATCTGAATGAACTTTACGACTATCTTATACTCATTCAAAGATTAGAACCGCTAAACTACAATATTCATCTTCAACTTAATCAGCTTTATAAAAAATTCTCCCTCTATTATGAAAAGTTAGGAATGAAAGAGGAGGTTG